AATAGTTGTGACATGGTGAAGTTTCCACTTTAAAGAAAGGACAACACGATCACCGCTATGTCCGCCATTATAGACTTTAGCGCGATAGCCATCTGACAGCTGTTCTATTTTGGTCTTTATCGGGCGTTTTGTCAATTTTCCCTGCTCGTTAACCTCATAGGCTTTCACTTCAGGATTGCTATTAATTTTAAATCCTTTAGGTACATTACCTGCTGAACCCAAGGTAACGTATTGGCCATTGTAGGATGAAGCAAAATCATAAACAAGATCCTGTTGAAAAGTCGCTGTATTATCTTTATTAAGTGTCAGCCTTCCCCAATAAAGTCTGATATTATAATCAACATCCTTAGCTGAAACAAAGCTAGTTGTTACCAAAGATAAACAAGTTGCTAAGAAAAGCAGTAATTTCTTCATTTATAAACCTCAGTATATCAAGAATTCTTTTTTTATTTTATCATAAAACCCAGTCAAAGATAAACCTTCTATTTTTAGATAGTGATATTGAAATACGCTACTTTTTGCTGTAAAATGATAAAGTAAAAAATTTTATACAGGAGTCTTCTGAATGAAAAAGACAATTTTAAGCTGTCTGGCTGCCCTTTTCATGCTGTTTATTGGTGTGACAAATGCTCAGGCAGACAACTACCTACGTGTTGGAATGGAAGCAGCTTATGCGCCTTTCAACTGGACCCAAGACAATAGCAGCAATGGGGCTGTACCTATTGAAGGAACAAAGCAATACGCAAACGGCTACGATGTTCAAACAGCCAAAAAAATTGCTAAAGTTCTGGGCAAAAAACCACTCATTGTTAAAACAAAATGGGAAGGACTTGTGCCAGCCCTAACATCCGGAAAAATTGATCTGATTATCGCTGGAATGAGTCCAACCAAAGAACGCAAAAAAGAAATTGCCTTTTCTAATAGCTACTATACTAGCGAGCCTGTTCTTGTTGTACGCAAAGACAGTAAGTATGCCAAAGCCAAAAATCTCAATGACTTCTCAGGCGCAAAGGTGACCTCCCAACAAGGTGTTTATCTTTATAATTTGATTAATCAGATTCCTAAAGTATCTCGGCAAACAGCTATGGGAGACTTCTCTCAGATGAGACAGGCCTTAGCTTCTAATGTTATTGATGCTTATGTCTCCGAACGTCCTGAAGCGCTGTCATCAACTAAAGCAAATTCAAACTTTAAAATGGTCTCTTTAAAAAACGGTTTTAAAGTAAGCAAATCCGATGTTACTATTGCTGTTGGTATGCGTAAAGGTGATCCACGAATAGAACAAGTCAACGCTGCCTTGGATCAATTTCCTCTAAAAGAGCAAATATCTTTAATGGATAAGATCATCCCAATGCAGCCTAGTCAAAATAACAGTGATCAAAAAGAAAGCAAATCTAACTTTTTCGACCAAGTCAGCAAAATTGTCAAAAACAATTGGAAAGCTCTTCTTCGTGGGACAGGTGTTACTTTACTCATTTCAATTATTGGTACAATTGCCGGTTTGATTATCGGCCTTCTTATTGGTGTTTATCGTACTGCTCCAAAAGCATCCAATCTTATCTTAGCTTGGTTACAAAAGATTTTTGGCTGGTTACTCACGGTTTATATTGAAGTCTTCCGAGGAACACCTATGATTGTACAAGCCATGGTTATATACTACGGAACGGCTCAAGCTTTTGGGGTCTCTCTTGATCGCACACTTGCTGCTATCTTTATTGTCTCTATCAATACAGGTGCTTATATGAGTGAAATCGTTCGTGGCGGCATCTTCGCCGTTGACAAAGGACAGTTTGAGGCTGCAACAGCACTTGGTTTCACCCACAGACAAACCATGAGAAAGATTGTTCTTCCGCAAGTTGTCCGCAACATTCTCCCTGCGACAGGTAACGAATTTGTCATCAACATCAAGGATACCTCTGTTTTGAATGTCATTTCTGTTGTAGAACTCTATTTTTCAGGTAATACTGTTGCAACCCAGACTTATCAATACTTCCAAACCTTCTTTATTATCGCTGTCATCTACTTCATTTTAACCTTCACAGTAACGCGTATTCTTCGTTTGGTTGAAAGAAAAATGGACCAAGATAATTACACCAAAATTGAAGGAGAAACAAACTAATGACTGACATTATTTTAGAAATTGACCATTTAAAAAAATCCTTCGGCAAAAATGAGGTTCTCAAAGACATTTCTCTAACAGTCAAAAAAGGGGAGGTCATCTCTATCATTGGATCTTCAGGATCTGGTAAATCAACATTTTTACGCTCTATTAACCTCCTTGAAAAACCTACTGGAGGTAAGATTCTCTATCGCGGACAAAATGTGCTTGAAAAAAATTATGACTTAACCAAATATCGTGAGAATTTAGGGATGGTGTTCCAATCTTTCAATCTCTTTAACAATCTTAATGTTCTTGAAAATGCCATAGTTGCCCAAACAACCGTCCTCAAGCGCAATCGTACAGAAGCAGAAAAAATCGCTAAAGACAACCTCAACAAAGTTGGTATGACTGAACAGTATTGGAAGGCAAAACCCAGTCAGCTTTCAGGCGGGCAAAAACAGCGGGTTGCTATCGCGCGCGCCCTGTCTGTAAATCCAGAGGCCATTCTCTTTGACGAACCGACATCTGCTCTTGATCCTGAAATGGTCGGTGAAGTTTTAAAAACAATCAGAGATCTAGCCAAATCAGGACTGACCATGCTGATTGTTACTCACGAAATGGACTTCGCCCGCGATGTATCAGACCGCGTTATCTTTATGGATCAAGGTGTCATTGCAGAAAGCGGAAAACCTAAACAAATCTTTGAAAATCCTCAAGAAGAACGCACTAAAGTTTTCTTACAGCGTTTTTTGAAGTAAACTTATCTAAAATCTGCTAGGCAAACTTAGCAGGTTTTTTAGTTTTACAATTTTCGCCGTAATAATTAAGAAACTGCTTTATTAAATAGACATCATCAATCAGCTCTTGAAACACATAATAACCCACTTAAAGAAAGATTAAGATTATATCTTTATAATCATAGTCAAGCAAATTCAAACGAAATATACCAAAGTCAAAAGAAAAGACTTAATGGGTTTCATTTGAATTGATACTCTTTAAATTAGTAACAAACTTTTCTTTAGTGAGTATTAACGGAGAATCAAAAAGGAGGTCTAACTATGATAACTTCACAAAAAAATGGATTGCAAAATTTACCTCTTTTCTTTTTTTCCTTTGTAATATCAAAATGGATTTACGATCACTTTCTCATTTCTTATGCTCACTATATTGCTAATTACGGCATGAGTTTTGCCTTAAGGCTTAATATCATTATTACCTTTATCTTAACTTATTTTACTTTTGTTTTTCTAAAGTTTTGCCAGACACAGCAAATCCGAAACACAAGCATCATGATCTGTTACTTAATTTACATTTTGATGCTCATTTATGTTATCTTTCTAAAAGACATTGGTGCTCAAGGACTCTCGCTTAATCCTCTTTCCTTTATTACCGAAATAGCTAATGGCAGTAAATTTGTCCCCGTCATGAATCTACTTATGTTCATCCCTTTAGGTCTTCTGTTTCCTCTGTCAAAAACCAATTTATCTTTCTCTTTGTTGGGACTTTTATTAATAGAAAGTTGTCAATATATGTTTCATTTGGGAACACTTGATTTGGGTGA
This region of Streptococcus mutans genomic DNA includes:
- a CDS encoding ABC transporter substrate-binding protein/permease; translation: MKKTILSCLAALFMLFIGVTNAQADNYLRVGMEAAYAPFNWTQDNSSNGAVPIEGTKQYANGYDVQTAKKIAKVLGKKPLIVKTKWEGLVPALTSGKIDLIIAGMSPTKERKKEIAFSNSYYTSEPVLVVRKDSKYAKAKNLNDFSGAKVTSQQGVYLYNLINQIPKVSRQTAMGDFSQMRQALASNVIDAYVSERPEALSSTKANSNFKMVSLKNGFKVSKSDVTIAVGMRKGDPRIEQVNAALDQFPLKEQISLMDKIIPMQPSQNNSDQKESKSNFFDQVSKIVKNNWKALLRGTGVTLLISIIGTIAGLIIGLLIGVYRTAPKASNLILAWLQKIFGWLLTVYIEVFRGTPMIVQAMVIYYGTAQAFGVSLDRTLAAIFIVSINTGAYMSEIVRGGIFAVDKGQFEAATALGFTHRQTMRKIVLPQVVRNILPATGNEFVINIKDTSVLNVISVVELYFSGNTVATQTYQYFQTFFIIAVIYFILTFTVTRILRLVERKMDQDNYTKIEGETN
- a CDS encoding amino acid ABC transporter ATP-binding protein, with amino-acid sequence MTDIILEIDHLKKSFGKNEVLKDISLTVKKGEVISIIGSSGSGKSTFLRSINLLEKPTGGKILYRGQNVLEKNYDLTKYRENLGMVFQSFNLFNNLNVLENAIVAQTTVLKRNRTEAEKIAKDNLNKVGMTEQYWKAKPSQLSGGQKQRVAIARALSVNPEAILFDEPTSALDPEMVGEVLKTIRDLAKSGLTMLIVTHEMDFARDVSDRVIFMDQGVIAESGKPKQIFENPQEERTKVFLQRFLK
- a CDS encoding VanZ family protein; protein product: MITSQKNGLQNLPLFFFSFVISKWIYDHFLISYAHYIANYGMSFALRLNIIITFILTYFTFVFLKFCQTQQIRNTSIMICYLIYILMLIYVIFLKDIGAQGLSLNPLSFITEIANGSKFVPVMNLLMFIPLGLLFPLSKTNLSFSLLGLLLIESCQYMFHLGTLDLGDVTLNLLSIAIGNTLHFQLQKWIKNYRSN